A window of Salmo trutta chromosome 5, fSalTru1.1, whole genome shotgun sequence contains these coding sequences:
- the LOC115194838 gene encoding saxiphilin-like, whose product MATFTIILLVSTAFALGDAMKRPKTPCERARDAVINGPPGVYVPTCDCQGEYTPEQHWGSTGSSWCVTRTGQKILGTETPPGTASVKCACSGSRR is encoded by the exons ATGGCGACATTTACCATCATTCTGCTTGTCAGCACAGCTTTTGCTCTGGGAG ATGCAATGAAACGACCCAAGACCCCTTGTGAGCGTGCTAGAGATGCTGTGATAAATGGCCCGCCTGGAGTCTACGTCCCCACGTGTGACTGCCAGGGAGAATACACCCCTGAGCAACACTGGGGATCTACAG GTTCCTCTTGGTGTGTTACCAGAACTGGACAAAAGATCCTGGGTACTGAGACTCCACCAGGCACTGCTTCTGTCAAATGTGCATGCAG TGGTTCTCGCAGATGA